The Streptomyces sp. NBC_00162 genome window below encodes:
- a CDS encoding conjugal transfer protein, with translation MVRVGIWTALAAGPLALAVAFAVPRTTIAQAAPAPRATDTARTAADPAGVAEMFVDLWLRADGAQPDSAVAIAVRSLAPGVELPKRPRAATVSVAARTVAVRSAVLREGMWTVVVGAIADRGEIEGAPSSPSTGVAGPVLPVVRYFAVSVAGDGSDKGRFTVVGAPAEVAVPDAAAVAESEFSVPVPSTGVLATSMGEFVRAYLSGGQGASLERYLSPGVRVSAPRAASYARVDVEDVAADAEAALGATVPADGAKARVRVRVRVMGEDRAGVRWPLVYRLEVTARAGRWEVSALEAATTSPPAAAPSPAASVSGGAR, from the coding sequence ATGGTCCGGGTCGGGATCTGGACCGCGCTTGCGGCCGGTCCTCTCGCGCTGGCCGTTGCCTTCGCCGTGCCGAGGACCACGATCGCCCAGGCCGCCCCCGCCCCTCGCGCCACGGACACGGCCCGTACTGCGGCCGATCCGGCCGGGGTCGCGGAGATGTTCGTGGACCTGTGGCTGCGGGCGGATGGTGCGCAGCCGGACAGTGCCGTGGCGATCGCGGTGCGGTCGCTCGCTCCGGGGGTCGAGCTTCCCAAGCGGCCCCGTGCGGCAACCGTTTCCGTGGCGGCGCGGACCGTTGCCGTGCGCAGTGCGGTTCTGCGCGAGGGCATGTGGACGGTGGTTGTCGGCGCGATCGCGGACCGCGGTGAGATCGAGGGAGCCCCGAGCAGCCCGTCCACTGGGGTGGCGGGGCCGGTCTTGCCGGTGGTGCGGTACTTCGCGGTGTCGGTCGCGGGCGATGGCAGCGACAAGGGCCGGTTCACGGTGGTGGGTGCTCCGGCGGAGGTCGCCGTCCCGGACGCGGCGGCGGTGGCCGAGTCGGAGTTCTCCGTCCCGGTTCCCTCCACGGGGGTGCTGGCGACGTCGATGGGCGAGTTCGTCCGTGCCTACCTCAGCGGAGGGCAGGGCGCGTCTCTGGAGCGCTATCTGTCTCCTGGCGTGCGGGTCTCGGCTCCCCGGGCGGCTTCTTATGCGCGGGTGGATGTCGAGGACGTCGCCGCGGACGCCGAGGCCGCCCTGGGTGCCACGGTGCCGGCGGACGGGGCGAAGGCGCGGGTGCGGGTGCGGGTGCGGGTCATGGGTGAGGACCGGGCCGGGGTGCGCTGGCCGCTGGTCTACCGGCTGGAGGTCACGGCGCGGGCCGGGCGGTGGGAGGTCAGTGCCCTGGAGGCCGCAACCACATCGCCGCCCGCGGCAGCGCCGTCCCCCGCCGCTTCGGTTTCGGGCGGTGCCCGATGA
- a CDS encoding conjugal transfer protein — MSAAAQPRVARAYTSARRHPWVLGRLGDWTVPFGPYTPAQLVVLGGGAFALINTFAWWSWAGPVPVVLWLGAVWAVRGAQIAGQNPFTAVLGGLVLLLRHPAGRISGRVARDRRPSYLFGQFIIEPAPAPVTAGVRAAGLVAGPSGGLRSAGGVAGSGLSRLLAQTAPAGRGAA; from the coding sequence GTGAGCGCCGCGGCACAACCGCGCGTCGCGCGGGCCTATACGAGTGCGCGCCGGCATCCGTGGGTGCTGGGCAGGCTTGGCGACTGGACGGTGCCGTTCGGCCCGTACACGCCGGCGCAGCTGGTGGTTTTGGGCGGCGGCGCGTTCGCGCTGATCAACACGTTCGCCTGGTGGTCGTGGGCCGGGCCGGTCCCGGTCGTGTTGTGGCTGGGTGCGGTGTGGGCGGTGCGCGGGGCTCAGATTGCCGGGCAGAACCCGTTCACTGCTGTGCTGGGTGGGCTGGTGCTGCTGTTGCGGCACCCGGCCGGGCGGATCAGTGGCCGTGTGGCCCGTGACCGGCGGCCCTCGTATCTGTTCGGACAGTTCATCATCGAGCCCGCGCCGGCCCCCGTCACGGCGGGTGTGCGGGCAGCCGGGCTGGTGGCCGGGCCGTCGGGCGGGCTGAGGAGTGCCGGTGGGGTGGCAGGTTCCGGGCTGTCGCGGCTGCTCGCCCAGACGGCGCCGGCCGGGCGGGGGGCGGCGTGA
- a CDS encoding ATP-binding protein translates to MRVPFRHIAGHLLWSTAGTVWAVWRVEPLTGGYLPARVRQELLGKVTSLVRSMPSLEPRLFVLAAQADPGEVAERMVEGLDWQRLPAWAQTCAATVDLLTGQEMHERTVWLAVPLPGRGGTTAASFGALYAEISAAVGIAPVPVPEADVRAARAEADRVQTSLGGGLGLRPASAAEIVWMVQHALHRGLEEPLLCDAEASPLYGSRVHDGQLLSPSYGDLGQVRLAEGGQVKEHNADRESRKAGGAGAWWRSAATASPVGRKWLQVETEAGTGYQAHLVLAEIPPAVSVDSADVLAQLEGLPFPVDVTADLRVVPAKKARAQVQRKKRELLDQAEQYGAQPTGMPHSLPDAAGDLAEQDARMARTSVEVEVQSVTVLTVWGADWATCDARARELSAALSGGDYRAVRPVGMQEELFALCLPGTVRPKQLGQFTQHQLSEDWAASGALTLSRVGDPAGVMIGHDLDSGTIRPVLLNPADAPQVNASASSAVTGDLGAGKSVLEKLMTAAVVDRGGRAIVIDRTPVREWAAFAQSAVGERCQVIDAARAELSIDPLRVFGGPTGAHYALSYLTLQLGVGAMSAAGAVLHHAVEEVAAGSESSMAKVLDVLAALASDGPGTTRADAAATMADLLRIVRGNPLAAMVFDPELPPVTLDGDLGADMVVVTTAGLTLPPREAFADVEVLRQQPLEALIGRAVLYLIAAIARQAAFTDPSRFCLVALDECYWLTSSAEGAALVHEILHDGRKHGAGVFLGAHDVEELGKDAGLIAYRFLSRTTDHARAAKGLRFLGLDENDEDLIRLVTTGLSPVGQAGREGEMLLRDPRMQVGRIKVVVPPVPRLKKSIFTTPGRADNPAAGGRTLR, encoded by the coding sequence ATGCGGGTCCCGTTTAGGCACATCGCCGGTCATCTGCTGTGGTCGACGGCTGGCACCGTGTGGGCGGTGTGGCGGGTGGAGCCCCTGACGGGGGGCTATCTGCCCGCCCGTGTCCGGCAGGAGCTTCTGGGCAAGGTCACCTCCCTGGTCCGCTCGATGCCTTCCTTGGAGCCGCGGCTGTTCGTGCTGGCCGCACAGGCGGATCCGGGTGAGGTCGCCGAGCGGATGGTCGAAGGCCTCGACTGGCAGCGGCTGCCCGCGTGGGCGCAGACCTGCGCGGCCACCGTCGACCTCCTGACCGGTCAGGAGATGCATGAGCGCACCGTGTGGCTGGCTGTGCCGCTGCCGGGCAGGGGCGGCACGACTGCTGCGTCTTTCGGCGCGCTGTATGCGGAGATCTCGGCGGCTGTGGGCATCGCCCCGGTACCGGTACCCGAGGCGGATGTGCGGGCCGCGCGGGCGGAGGCGGACCGTGTGCAGACGTCGCTGGGCGGGGGGCTGGGCCTGCGGCCCGCGTCGGCGGCCGAGATCGTGTGGATGGTCCAGCACGCCCTGCACCGGGGCCTGGAAGAGCCGCTGCTGTGCGACGCGGAGGCCAGTCCTCTCTACGGCAGTCGCGTCCACGACGGGCAGCTCCTCTCTCCCTCATATGGGGATCTGGGCCAGGTCCGCCTCGCCGAGGGTGGCCAGGTGAAAGAGCACAACGCTGACCGTGAGAGCCGCAAGGCCGGTGGTGCGGGCGCGTGGTGGCGGTCGGCCGCGACCGCTTCGCCGGTGGGCCGCAAGTGGCTGCAGGTCGAAACGGAGGCGGGAACCGGTTACCAGGCGCACCTGGTCCTGGCGGAGATCCCGCCGGCGGTGTCGGTGGACAGCGCGGACGTCCTGGCTCAGCTGGAAGGGCTACCGTTCCCGGTGGATGTGACCGCGGATCTGCGGGTGGTGCCGGCGAAGAAGGCGCGGGCGCAGGTCCAGCGCAAGAAGCGTGAGCTGCTGGACCAGGCGGAGCAGTACGGGGCGCAGCCGACGGGGATGCCGCATTCTCTGCCGGACGCGGCGGGGGATCTGGCGGAGCAGGACGCGCGGATGGCGCGGACGTCGGTGGAGGTCGAGGTCCAGTCGGTGACCGTGCTGACGGTGTGGGGTGCGGACTGGGCGACGTGTGACGCGCGGGCTCGTGAGCTGTCGGCGGCCCTGTCGGGGGGTGACTACCGGGCGGTGCGTCCGGTCGGCATGCAGGAGGAGCTGTTCGCGCTGTGTCTGCCCGGCACGGTGCGGCCGAAGCAGCTGGGCCAGTTCACCCAGCATCAGCTCTCGGAGGACTGGGCCGCCTCGGGTGCGCTCACTCTCTCCAGGGTCGGGGATCCGGCGGGCGTGATGATCGGCCACGACCTGGACAGTGGAACGATCCGCCCCGTCCTGCTGAACCCGGCCGACGCACCGCAGGTCAACGCGTCCGCGTCCAGCGCCGTGACCGGTGATCTGGGGGCCGGAAAGAGCGTTCTGGAGAAGCTGATGACGGCTGCGGTGGTGGACCGGGGCGGCCGGGCTATCGTCATCGACCGCACCCCGGTCCGGGAATGGGCGGCGTTCGCGCAGTCCGCGGTCGGCGAGCGGTGCCAGGTCATCGACGCCGCCCGGGCCGAACTGTCCATCGACCCGCTGCGCGTGTTCGGCGGGCCTACCGGCGCGCACTACGCCCTGTCCTATCTGACCCTGCAACTGGGGGTCGGTGCGATGAGCGCCGCCGGAGCGGTCCTGCACCACGCCGTGGAGGAAGTCGCTGCCGGTTCCGAATCGTCCATGGCGAAGGTCCTGGACGTCCTGGCCGCCCTGGCCTCGGATGGGCCGGGGACGACGCGGGCGGACGCGGCCGCGACCATGGCCGACCTGCTGCGGATCGTGCGCGGGAATCCCCTCGCGGCGATGGTGTTCGACCCTGAGCTGCCCCCGGTCACCCTGGACGGAGATCTGGGCGCGGACATGGTGGTCGTCACCACCGCGGGTCTGACGCTGCCGCCAAGGGAGGCGTTCGCCGACGTCGAGGTGCTGCGCCAGCAGCCCCTCGAGGCACTGATCGGCCGGGCCGTCCTCTACCTGATCGCAGCCATCGCCCGGCAGGCGGCTTTCACCGACCCGTCCAGGTTCTGTCTGGTCGCGCTGGACGAGTGCTACTGGCTGACCTCCTCCGCTGAAGGGGCCGCGCTGGTCCACGAGATCCTCCACGACGGCCGCAAGCACGGCGCCGGCGTCTTCCTCGGCGCCCACGACGTCGAGGAGCTGGGCAAGGACGCCGGGCTGATCGCCTACCGCTTCCTGTCCCGCACCACCGACCACGCCCGCGCGGCCAAGGGCCTGCGCTTCCTCGGCCTGGACGAAAACGATGAGGACCTGATCCGGCTGGTGACCACCGGACTCTCCCCGGTCGGCCAGGCGGGCCGCGAGGGCGAAATGCTGCTGCGCGATCCGCGCATGCAGGTCGGCCGGATCAAGGTCGTCGTCCCGCCCGTGCCCCGACTCAAGAAATCGATCTTCACGACACCCGGCCGCGCGGATAACCCGGCGGCCGGCGGGAGGACCTTGCGATGA
- a CDS encoding NlpC/P60 family protein, whose protein sequence is MDAAAAGIPERMVAAYLTGAAQPGNCPGMRWQMLAGIARVESDHAAGRQISAGGDISPPITGPRLDGSGAGGNTTAIRDTDGGAWDGDAQFERAVGPFQFLPETFRAYGKDANSDGTVNPHNADDSAASAAAYLCGNGRDLTDRGQLRAAIYTYNRSWAYVDDVLSGIERYDALGSTPAVPSGDAGTVIQAALAQQGQPYSWGGGDAGGPSTGICCSPGGQDGRTVTGFDCSGLTLYAYAKAGIRLPRTAAAQAGAGQRIPASAGTAALLPGDLVFFGYDPTADSTIHHVAIYLGNGQMINAPRPGKPVRIDPVSALPDYAGGARLL, encoded by the coding sequence GTGGACGCCGCTGCGGCGGGAATCCCCGAGCGGATGGTCGCCGCCTACCTCACCGGCGCCGCGCAGCCCGGCAACTGCCCGGGGATGCGCTGGCAGATGCTCGCCGGAATCGCCCGCGTGGAGTCCGACCACGCCGCAGGACGCCAGATCAGCGCGGGCGGCGACATCAGCCCGCCGATCACCGGCCCGCGCCTGGACGGTTCCGGCGCGGGCGGTAACACCACCGCTATCCGTGACACCGACGGCGGAGCATGGGACGGCGACGCGCAGTTCGAGCGTGCCGTCGGCCCCTTCCAGTTCCTGCCCGAGACATTCCGCGCATACGGAAAGGACGCCAACAGCGACGGAACGGTGAACCCGCACAACGCGGACGACTCTGCCGCGTCCGCCGCCGCCTACCTGTGCGGTAACGGCCGCGACCTCACCGACCGCGGCCAGCTGCGCGCGGCGATCTACACCTACAACCGGTCCTGGGCGTACGTGGATGACGTGCTGTCCGGGATCGAACGCTACGACGCTCTGGGCAGCACGCCGGCCGTGCCGTCCGGGGACGCAGGCACCGTCATCCAGGCGGCGCTCGCGCAGCAGGGCCAGCCCTATTCCTGGGGCGGTGGCGACGCCGGTGGGCCCTCTACCGGGATCTGCTGCTCGCCGGGCGGACAGGACGGACGTACCGTCACGGGCTTCGACTGCTCGGGCCTGACCCTGTACGCGTACGCGAAAGCCGGAATCCGCCTGCCCCGCACGGCAGCCGCGCAGGCCGGAGCCGGGCAGCGGATCCCCGCCTCCGCCGGGACTGCGGCCCTGCTCCCCGGTGACCTCGTCTTCTTCGGCTACGACCCCACCGCCGACTCCACCATCCACCACGTCGCCATCTACCTCGGCAACGGCCAGATGATCAACGCGCCCCGGCCCGGGAAGCCCGTACGCATCGACCCCGTCAGCGCCCTGCCCGACTACGCGGGAGGGGCCCGGCTGCTGTGA